The sequence GCCTCCATGCGATTCCTCAACGCGGCCATCAAGGGCGCCCGCGACGGCTTCCTCGAGGGGATCGTGACCGCCCCGATCTGCAAGGAAAGCTGGGCCATGGCGGGCTACAAGTTCCCCGGCCACACCGAGAAACTGGCCCACGCGTTCCATGCCGACCGCGTCACCATGATGTTCGTCACCGAGAAACTGAGAGTGGCCCTGGCCAGCATCCATGAGCCGCTGTTCGATCTCCGCAACTCGTTCACGATCGGCCGGGTCTTCCAGCCCATCGATCTCATGGGCGAAGCCTTGGTCAACTGGTTCGGCATCGAGAACCCCCGGATCGGCGTCTGCGGACTTAATCCCCATGCCGGCGAGAACGGACTCTTCGGCGACGAGGAGAAGCGGATTATCGAGCCCGCCGTCGTCATGGCCCGCGAGGTCGGATGGGACGTCGCCGGCCCCTATCCGGCCGATACCCTCTTCTGGCGCGCCGTGCAGGGCCACTTCGACGGCGTCGTGGCCATGTACCACGACCAGGGCCTTATCCCCGTGAAACTCCTGGCTTTCGACAGCGCCTGTCAGACCACACTGGGATTGCCCGTCATCCGAACCAGCGTCGATCACGGAACAGCCTTCGACATCGCTAATCGAAACATCGCCAACCCGGAGAGCATGAAGTCCGCCATTCGCTTGGCCTGCGAACTCGCCCTGCATCACCGCAACCGGCCGGCCGTGCCCCCCGATCGCCCGCCGCTCGACGTTCCCGACGAGACCTTGGGGACGGTCAGCGATGAGTGAGCACCTTCCGGTCACGGGCTCGACGCCTGACCCACGACCATACCCCGGCCATTGAACCGAGCCCGAATCTGACCGCCCCCGTTCGCTCCACCCATTGACATCCTGCTCGTCCGGCTCATCCTGTGTAGATCTTGCCCGTCGAGGCAATAAGGGAGATCCACATGAGCTCGAGCTGGAACAGACGTTCGCCCCAGGCGGAGATCAAGGCCGGTCTGCAGATGGCCGTGCTGGTCGTGGCAGGAGCGGCCTCGGCCTGCAGTGCCGCTGAACCAAGGTACTATGAAGTCGTGGTTTACGGCGGGACGGCAGGGGGGGCCATCGCCGCGGTGGCCGCCGCTCAGGAAGGCGTATCCGTCGCCCTCCTCGAGCCCGGTCGGCACATCGGCGGCATGGTCTCCGGCGGGCTCGGAGCCACCGATTTCGGCAACAAGACCGTCATCGGGGGAATGTCCCGCGAGTTCTTCGTGCGGGTGGGCCGGCATTACGGGCAG comes from Phycisphaerae bacterium and encodes:
- the pdxA gene encoding 4-hydroxythreonine-4-phosphate dehydrogenase PdxA translates to MSRSTPETLKADNRRHHGKRPLIGITMGEPGGIGAEVVVKALADPAVRRLGRFIIYGLAESLEYAADLAEVNPYWFRLPHELVSRIESGTVVADFDEFSVFGPAIRHATAQGGEASMRFLNAAIKGARDGFLEGIVTAPICKESWAMAGYKFPGHTEKLAHAFHADRVTMMFVTEKLRVALASIHEPLFDLRNSFTIGRVFQPIDLMGEALVNWFGIENPRIGVCGLNPHAGENGLFGDEEKRIIEPAVVMAREVGWDVAGPYPADTLFWRAVQGHFDGVVAMYHDQGLIPVKLLAFDSACQTTLGLPVIRTSVDHGTAFDIANRNIANPESMKSAIRLACELALHHRNRPAVPPDRPPLDVPDETLGTVSDE